The following coding sequences lie in one uncultured Mailhella sp. genomic window:
- the mltG gene encoding endolytic transglycosylase MltG, with protein sequence MSPNNDSLNEQPSPEKDDKGSAASETRVAGHSGPSPDQKPRKKSRALLWLLCFVLAVCLSAGLYAWHDADVFLNTPPSVPGKNLIVDIEPGMNLGQVAAMLEKEGVVTNAWRFQMLVRYKEKSRHIQAGRFLVSTGWLPETVLDMLVSGKAMLYRLTIREGLAWWDVAELVEEGGFCKAADFTSVIHDPEFLRHWGIPFDSAEGFLFPDTYLLPHPRELDKDAARAVANRLVEMFWRRADRLWPEGKRPSSEELKRIVTLASIVEKETGVPEERARVAGVYANRLEKNMLLQADPTVIYGLGRNFDGPLLRSQLDNANNRYNTYQNPGLPPGPICSFGVSALEAAIHPEKHDYLYFVATGRDRGHTFSKTLSDHNRAVRDYRAAVRASKK encoded by the coding sequence ATGAGTCCGAACAACGACAGCCTCAACGAACAGCCTTCCCCGGAAAAGGACGACAAAGGCTCGGCCGCTTCCGAAACGCGCGTCGCCGGGCATTCCGGACCCTCGCCGGACCAAAAGCCCCGCAAAAAGAGTCGCGCGCTGCTGTGGCTTTTGTGCTTTGTGCTGGCGGTGTGTCTTTCCGCAGGGCTCTACGCCTGGCACGATGCGGACGTCTTTCTGAACACGCCGCCGTCCGTGCCGGGGAAAAATCTCATCGTGGACATCGAACCCGGCATGAATCTCGGTCAGGTGGCCGCCATGCTGGAGAAGGAAGGCGTGGTCACCAACGCCTGGCGCTTTCAGATGCTGGTGCGGTACAAGGAAAAGAGCCGTCACATTCAGGCCGGACGTTTTCTGGTCAGCACGGGATGGCTTCCGGAAACGGTGCTGGACATGCTGGTGTCGGGCAAGGCCATGCTCTACCGGCTGACCATCCGCGAAGGGCTCGCCTGGTGGGACGTGGCCGAACTGGTGGAGGAAGGCGGATTCTGCAAGGCGGCGGACTTCACGTCCGTCATTCATGATCCGGAATTTCTCCGGCACTGGGGCATTCCCTTCGACTCTGCGGAAGGCTTTCTCTTCCCGGACACCTATCTTCTGCCCCATCCGCGCGAACTGGACAAAGACGCGGCCAGAGCCGTAGCCAACCGTCTGGTGGAAATGTTCTGGCGTCGGGCCGACAGGCTCTGGCCCGAAGGAAAGCGTCCCTCTTCGGAAGAGCTGAAGCGCATCGTCACGCTCGCCTCCATCGTGGAAAAGGAAACCGGCGTGCCCGAAGAGCGCGCCCGTGTGGCCGGCGTGTACGCCAACCGGCTGGAAAAGAACATGCTTCTGCAGGCCGACCCCACGGTGATCTACGGCCTTGGACGCAATTTCGACGGCCCGCTGCTGCGCAGCCAGCTCGACAACGCCAACAACCGCTACAACACCTATCAGAATCCGGGACTTCCGCCGGGGCCCATCTGCTCCTTCGGAGTGTCCGCGCTTGAAGCGGCCATTCATCCGGAAAAGCACGACTACCTCTACTTCGTGGCCACAGGCCGCGACAGGGGACACACCTTCTCCAAAACGCTTTCCGATCACAACCGCGCCGTGCGCGACTATCGCGCCGCCGTGAGGGCCTCGAAAAAATAA
- the ruvX gene encoding Holliday junction resolvase RuvX: protein MKYVAIDYGLKRVGIAVSDMDGSFAFPRCTLKRETKAAFFAQLLELLDKEQADAIVVGLPLYTDGTECLTTVQVRHFVESLKRRTSLPVYWMNEVLSSAAAEHELYDFGMGFREVKKVVDQQAAVLILESFLDQPEERRLLA from the coding sequence ATGAAATATGTTGCCATCGACTACGGCCTCAAGCGCGTGGGCATTGCCGTTTCCGACATGGACGGCTCGTTTGCCTTTCCCCGCTGCACGCTGAAGCGGGAGACCAAGGCGGCGTTTTTCGCCCAGCTTCTGGAGCTGCTCGACAAGGAACAGGCCGACGCCATCGTGGTGGGTCTGCCGCTCTACACCGACGGCACGGAATGCCTCACCACCGTGCAGGTGCGCCATTTTGTGGAATCTTTGAAGCGCCGCACGTCGCTGCCCGTGTACTGGATGAACGAAGTGCTGAGCAGCGCTGCCGCGGAACATGAACTCTACGACTTCGGCATGGGCTTTCGCGAGGTGAAAAAGGTGGTGGATCAGCAGGCCGCCGTACTCATTCTTGAAAGCTTTCTCGACCAGCCGGAAGAAAGGAGACTCCTGGCATGA
- a CDS encoding phosphatidylglycerophosphatase A, with translation MTSFDTVILHFCRLGPAGLAPKAPGTAGSFLATLLAPLLFLPLSLPWRLVALLALFILGGLAASRAEVLLNRQDPGCVVIDELVGQWVTMLGFGGFSAASGWKDVALLLAAFLLFRVFDILKPWPVHASESWLPSGWGIMIDDVLAGIWALLCVSVLMLVINLMFPGALTL, from the coding sequence ATGACTTCCTTCGATACCGTTATTCTTCACTTCTGCCGTCTCGGTCCGGCCGGACTCGCGCCGAAGGCTCCGGGCACGGCGGGCTCATTTCTGGCCACGCTGCTGGCCCCGCTGCTTTTTCTTCCGCTGTCGCTGCCGTGGCGGCTCGTGGCGCTGCTTGCGCTCTTCATTCTCGGCGGTCTGGCCGCTTCCCGCGCGGAAGTTTTGCTGAACCGGCAGGATCCGGGCTGCGTGGTCATCGACGAGCTGGTCGGCCAATGGGTGACCATGCTCGGCTTCGGCGGATTTTCCGCCGCTTCCGGATGGAAGGACGTTGCGCTTCTTCTTGCGGCGTTTCTCCTCTTCCGCGTTTTCGACATTCTGAAGCCGTGGCCGGTTCACGCTTCGGAGAGCTGGCTGCCTTCCGGCTGGGGCATCATGATCGACGACGTGCTGGCAGGAATCTGGGCGCTTTTGTGCGTGAGCGTTCTCATGCTTGTGATCAATCTGATGTTTCCCGGCGCATTGACGCTGTAA
- a CDS encoding LysR family transcriptional regulator substrate-binding protein codes for MHDELCDASQYGFMRIAGTRPIFSSEEFGRSFSLFHERYPNIHVSLNSGHPSLLYSSITTGQNDFGLVGISSESEELDFIPLFRSPFLLAVSRSQTECFSSSITMDALKTLPYISFSINLREKTSNFSLVPRQVQEIMSYNSILSCSSYYIIMKYVAMGLGCTIIDMLSLKSLNVIDKIRVIDLSPLLPGLQYGIVLRKKSSVSKFKQDFINIIMDNMKNMNLAKDIHEFI; via the coding sequence ATGCATGATGAACTTTGTGACGCCTCACAATACGGATTCATGCGCATTGCCGGCACAAGACCGATATTCAGCTCTGAAGAATTCGGCCGTTCGTTTTCTCTTTTTCACGAAAGATATCCGAACATTCACGTCTCACTGAACAGCGGTCATCCGTCGCTGCTCTATTCAAGCATCACCACCGGACAAAATGATTTCGGCCTTGTCGGCATATCCAGCGAATCCGAAGAGCTCGACTTCATTCCCCTCTTTCGGTCGCCGTTTCTTCTGGCCGTCAGCAGAAGTCAGACGGAATGTTTTTCCTCTTCCATAACCATGGACGCGTTGAAAACGCTTCCCTATATTTCCTTTTCCATAAATTTAAGAGAAAAAACATCGAATTTCAGTCTTGTGCCTCGCCAGGTACAGGAAATCATGTCGTACAACTCCATTCTCTCATGCAGCAGCTACTATATCATCATGAAATATGTGGCCATGGGTCTCGGCTGCACGATCATAGACATGCTTTCTCTGAAAAGTCTCAATGTCATCGACAAAATACGAGTCATAGATCTGAGTCCTCTGCTTCCCGGGCTTCAGTACGGCATCGTTTTACGAAAGAAAAGCAGCGTGTCCAAATTCAAGCAGGATTTCATCAACATCATTATGGACAACATGAAAAATATGAATTTGGCAAAAGACATCCATGAATTTATTTAA
- a CDS encoding FAD-dependent oxidoreductase, with amino-acid sequence MSAQETSVQYHETDVLVLGGGASGCGAAIAAREAGKRTLLVDKGKLES; translated from the coding sequence ATGTCTGCACAGGAAACATCCGTTCAGTACCACGAAACCGACGTGCTGGTGCTCGGTGGAGGAGCCAGTGGTTGCGGCGCAGCCATAGCTGCGCGGGAAGCCGGGAAAAGGACGCTGCTGGTCGATAAGGGAAAACTGGAAAGCTGA
- a CDS encoding FAD-binding protein: MGVLNTDEPYDTVEDMVKVYCTPTNGLLPDTVRQWGAIIPHMIEWLTDVGVQFRKKEDGSYLRTRGFGQPGKWWILIRDGQYMKPLIAKKIREIGVDVLDNVMITRLVVKDGRMVGAMGYNVLNGEFHVIRCKTAVLALGPRATRVTTNSTRNPFNAQFPSHNTGAQYILAYEAGARIGCLDTRQIATVLPKSFGCPGMNGLTGEGGAALNYKGERLMKKYHPMLEQAPRHLFVQGLVREQIAGYGPPFYMDTRNLPRESQRVLTEELMPGDKATWKEYSEQKGVDLYNKLMEVEIGDLALEALVLRDEHFESNISGLFVGTGFQAFSGAMCGGYAAGKHASAKAEAIDAVPDVSAGEAEAERRRVLAPLHSEGGTHYAQFESAIRQVMDYLHGVCPQRAGHEAGSGQPCPHRGAQGRPYCRQLA, from the coding sequence ATGGGGGTTCTGAACACCGACGAGCCCTACGATACCGTGGAAGACATGGTGAAGGTGTACTGCACGCCCACCAACGGCCTTCTCCCCGACACCGTCCGTCAGTGGGGAGCGATCATTCCCCACATGATCGAATGGCTCACGGACGTGGGCGTTCAGTTCCGCAAGAAGGAAGACGGCAGCTATCTGCGCACGCGCGGTTTCGGTCAGCCGGGAAAGTGGTGGATTCTCATCCGCGACGGCCAGTACATGAAGCCGCTCATAGCGAAGAAGATTCGCGAGATAGGCGTGGATGTCCTCGACAACGTCATGATCACCAGACTTGTGGTCAAAGACGGTCGCATGGTCGGCGCCATGGGCTACAACGTGCTGAACGGGGAATTTCACGTCATCCGCTGCAAGACGGCGGTGCTGGCCCTCGGTCCGCGCGCCACGCGAGTGACGACCAATTCCACCAGAAATCCCTTCAACGCGCAGTTCCCCAGTCATAATACCGGAGCCCAGTATATTCTTGCCTACGAAGCCGGCGCGCGCATCGGCTGTCTCGATACCCGCCAGATCGCCACGGTGCTTCCCAAGAGCTTCGGCTGCCCGGGCATGAACGGCCTCACGGGCGAAGGCGGCGCAGCTCTGAACTACAAGGGCGAGCGCCTCATGAAGAAGTACCATCCCATGCTGGAGCAGGCTCCCCGTCATCTTTTTGTGCAGGGACTTGTGCGGGAGCAGATTGCCGGTTACGGCCCGCCTTTTTATATGGACACCCGCAATCTTCCCCGGGAAAGTCAGCGCGTGCTTACGGAAGAACTCATGCCCGGCGACAAGGCCACATGGAAGGAATATTCCGAACAGAAGGGCGTGGACCTCTACAATAAGCTCATGGAAGTGGAAATAGGCGACCTTGCTCTGGAAGCGCTGGTGCTTCGCGACGAACATTTCGAGAGCAACATTTCCGGTCTTTTCGTGGGAACCGGTTTTCAGGCTTTTTCCGGCGCCATGTGCGGAGGCTATGCGGCCGGAAAGCATGCTTCCGCGAAGGCCGAAGCCATTGACGCCGTGCCGGACGTGTCCGCCGGAGAAGCGGAGGCGGAACGCCGTCGCGTTCTTGCTCCCCTGCATTCCGAGGGCGGCACGCATTATGCGCAGTTTGAAAGCGCCATCAGACAGGTCATGGACTACTTACATGGGGTATGTCCGCAACGAGCGGGGCATGAAGCAGGCTCTGGACAGCCTTGCCCGCATCGAGGCGCTCAAGGACGACCTTATTGCAGACAACTGGCATGA
- a CDS encoding FAD-dependent oxidoreductase: protein MPPRYSKELKELVVSGFQKRQNRTSPCEAHCPAGNRIQAVETLIKDGKPEEAHAVLLSRNPFSGVTGRVCTHPCEMHCNRRKYDEGISIRALERFAADAPVISRLAPLADTGKKVAVIGSGPAGMTCAYFLRLMGHAVTVFEASAVLGGVPRVSVPDFRLPKNVVDREVGNVLSLNIAAHTNVKVGRDVALAAIMDAYDATVVAVGNQKERLLNIPGREALVPAVSFLGASNLSRQSLAGKNVVVLGGGGVAFDCAFTARRLGAGSVSLVFPEAADAIKAPQEEVEQARAENINLYASYLADGVEGNTVRASGLSSFRFSESGELIAEFREGDVISLPADMVICASGLMPETDFLEGLSLQKTARGYMVVDDFQESSVPGLFAAGDIVTGPATVASAIGSGRRAAIGVHCRLEGLTEFPEVVFKENGSGTLSLVMEKKALRQEQHVVQFEEIENPTYHEHAPRQQTNKSDRTHLLPFEEIDLGFNAEQAQSEASRCIHCGHCIDCGTCVERCPNYILDRNEDGPFVRYPEECWHCACCRIGCPTGSITIEFPITMLV, encoded by the coding sequence ATGCCTCCCAGATATAGTAAGGAATTGAAAGAGCTGGTGGTTTCGGGTTTTCAGAAGCGTCAGAACAGAACATCGCCGTGCGAGGCGCACTGCCCGGCGGGCAACCGGATTCAGGCTGTTGAAACCCTGATCAAGGACGGAAAGCCGGAAGAGGCCCATGCCGTGCTTCTTTCCCGCAATCCTTTCTCCGGCGTGACCGGACGCGTGTGCACGCATCCCTGCGAGATGCACTGCAACCGCCGCAAGTATGATGAAGGAATTTCCATCCGTGCGCTGGAACGTTTTGCCGCCGACGCTCCCGTCATTTCCCGCCTTGCGCCTCTGGCCGATACGGGAAAGAAGGTGGCGGTCATCGGTTCCGGCCCTGCGGGCATGACCTGCGCATATTTTCTCCGCCTCATGGGCCATGCCGTCACGGTGTTTGAAGCGTCGGCCGTGCTCGGCGGCGTTCCCCGCGTGTCCGTGCCGGATTTCAGACTGCCGAAGAACGTCGTGGACAGAGAAGTGGGCAACGTGCTCTCGCTCAACATCGCCGCGCACACCAACGTCAAGGTCGGCAGGGATGTGGCTCTCGCCGCAATCATGGACGCCTATGACGCCACGGTGGTCGCCGTGGGCAATCAGAAGGAACGTCTGCTCAACATTCCCGGCAGGGAAGCGCTGGTTCCCGCAGTGAGCTTCCTCGGGGCCAGCAATCTGTCCCGTCAGAGCCTGGCCGGAAAGAACGTGGTGGTGCTCGGCGGCGGTGGCGTGGCCTTCGACTGCGCCTTTACGGCCCGTCGTCTCGGCGCCGGTTCCGTCAGCCTCGTGTTCCCCGAAGCGGCCGACGCCATCAAAGCTCCGCAGGAGGAAGTGGAACAGGCCAGGGCTGAAAACATCAATCTTTACGCGTCCTATCTTGCGGACGGCGTCGAGGGCAATACGGTCAGGGCTTCCGGGCTTTCCAGCTTCCGTTTCAGCGAGAGCGGCGAGCTCATCGCCGAATTCCGCGAAGGCGACGTCATTTCCCTGCCGGCCGACATGGTGATCTGCGCCAGCGGTCTGATGCCGGAAACGGATTTTCTGGAAGGCCTCTCCCTCCAGAAAACGGCCCGCGGCTATATGGTGGTCGACGACTTCCAGGAAAGCTCGGTTCCCGGACTGTTTGCCGCCGGCGACATCGTCACCGGACCGGCCACGGTGGCCTCGGCCATCGGCAGCGGCCGCAGGGCCGCCATCGGCGTGCACTGCCGCCTTGAAGGCCTGACGGAATTTCCCGAAGTCGTCTTCAAGGAAAACGGGAGCGGAACCCTTTCTCTCGTCATGGAGAAAAAGGCGCTCAGGCAGGAGCAGCATGTCGTGCAGTTCGAGGAAATCGAGAATCCGACCTATCATGAACACGCTCCCCGTCAGCAGACGAACAAGTCCGACCGGACGCATCTGCTGCCCTTTGAGGAAATTGATCTCGGTTTCAACGCCGAACAGGCTCAGTCAGAGGCCTCCCGCTGCATACACTGCGGTCACTGCATCGACTGCGGCACCTGCGTGGAGCGCTGCCCCAACTACATTCTGGACCGCAATGAAGACGGGCCCTTCGTCCGTTATCCTGAAGAATGCTGGCACTGCGCCTGCTGCCGCATAGGCTGTCCCACCGGTTCCATCACCATAGAGTTTCCCATCACCATGCTTGTGTGA
- a CDS encoding Crp/Fnr family transcriptional regulator: MAIDSVHKINQLFFPHIFDVSKAPRLPKEVFSLGTTSTFHKGEFLVYYGENLKHIYYLHRGTIFGFRPVHHGEMNLAYVVKEGFFGEGWFFSGHSSMDEIVVAEDSLVTKFSESAVAKLIRDSQIVKNFLFTLAVKSTSVSTKFENFKNESIKERLKTFILNQFKNMGENDKLELNLSQKDIASIMNVHSVSISRAFSELKKEMKIQTFKNRIVIYR; encoded by the coding sequence ATGGCTATAGATTCCGTACATAAAATTAATCAGCTTTTTTTTCCTCATATTTTTGACGTATCAAAAGCTCCACGTCTGCCAAAGGAAGTTTTTTCACTGGGAACAACATCGACATTTCATAAGGGTGAGTTTCTTGTTTATTATGGAGAAAATTTAAAACATATATACTATCTTCATAGAGGAACTATTTTTGGTTTCCGCCCTGTGCATCACGGTGAAATGAATCTTGCCTATGTGGTCAAGGAAGGATTTTTTGGAGAAGGGTGGTTTTTTTCCGGACACAGCAGCATGGATGAAATAGTTGTTGCTGAAGACAGTCTGGTGACTAAATTTTCTGAGAGTGCTGTTGCCAAGCTTATTCGAGATTCACAAATAGTGAAAAATTTTTTGTTTACTCTTGCAGTCAAATCAACAAGTGTATCAACAAAATTTGAAAATTTTAAAAATGAATCCATAAAAGAACGTTTAAAAACATTTATTTTAAATCAATTTAAAAATATGGGTGAAAATGATAAATTAGAGTTGAATTTAAGTCAGAAAGATATAGCAAGCATTATGAATGTTCATTCAGTTTCCATAAGCAGAGCTTTTTCTGAATTGAAGAAGGAAATGAAAATTCAGACGTTTAAAAATAGGATAGTTATTTATCGGTAA
- a CDS encoding TRAP transporter substrate-binding protein gives MKSAFRFALGVLCFGLAGLLVAGHCDAAEKKLNMRLGHPMNKGDQVSLGCLKFSELLEQKSGGKIKLKVYGDCILGSDRVTTEGAQKGSLSMSSISTGNLSLFAPDFLLFDMPYIIDPMNPKALEKLFAAMDNGPLGQYYEKVLNGINLKLIYFGDVGYRDFQFHNKNVSTIEGLKNVKVRVTDSVVELAVAKALGMYPIPMAWGETVTAMRQGTVDAMAVNNASIAPLGDIGDIAKYVLDTKHNYYGHVVVMNLDLWKSLTDGQRAIIEEAAAEAVAYERSLSAKMNVDAYGIMKEKGVTMNMCSEADYAKLKELTKPVWEEFRPKISPEAYTLFMDALK, from the coding sequence ATGAAGTCTGCGTTTCGATTCGCTCTTGGGGTTCTTTGTTTTGGACTGGCCGGACTGCTGGTTGCCGGCCATTGCGACGCTGCGGAAAAGAAGCTGAACATGAGGCTCGGCCATCCCATGAACAAAGGAGACCAGGTGTCGCTGGGCTGCCTGAAATTCAGTGAACTCCTGGAACAGAAGTCAGGAGGGAAAATCAAACTCAAGGTGTACGGCGACTGCATTCTCGGCAGCGACCGCGTCACCACTGAAGGGGCGCAGAAGGGCAGTCTTTCCATGAGTTCCATCTCTACGGGCAATCTTTCCCTGTTCGCTCCCGACTTTTTGCTCTTCGACATGCCCTACATCATCGATCCGATGAATCCCAAGGCTCTCGAAAAGCTGTTTGCCGCCATGGATAACGGTCCGCTGGGACAGTACTATGAAAAGGTGCTGAACGGCATCAATCTGAAGCTCATCTACTTCGGCGACGTGGGCTACCGTGATTTTCAGTTCCACAATAAGAACGTGTCCACCATTGAAGGCCTGAAGAATGTGAAGGTCCGCGTCACGGACTCCGTTGTTGAACTTGCCGTGGCCAAGGCTCTGGGCATGTATCCCATTCCCATGGCGTGGGGCGAAACCGTAACCGCCATGCGGCAGGGCACCGTGGACGCCATGGCCGTCAACAACGCCTCCATTGCTCCGCTCGGCGACATCGGCGACATCGCAAAGTACGTTCTCGACACCAAGCACAACTACTATGGCCATGTTGTGGTCATGAACCTTGACCTCTGGAAGTCTCTGACGGACGGGCAGAGAGCGATCATTGAAGAAGCGGCGGCGGAAGCCGTGGCCTATGAACGTTCGCTCAGCGCCAAGATGAATGTGGACGCCTATGGAATAATGAAGGAAAAGGGCGTGACGATGAACATGTGCTCCGAGGCCGACTACGCCAAGCTTAAGGAACTCACCAAGCCCGTGTGGGAAGAGTTCCGTCCCAAGATTTCTCCCGAAGCCTATACGCTGTTCATGGACGCTCTGAAATAA
- a CDS encoding TRAP transporter large permease subunit, with translation MSARRTLIWLDENAEKIFLFIGLIIIIHAIFFQTVYRYIVINMFSGDAGSVVWTEELSRFVFVWITYLAVPLIIKYSKDIRVTVFYDMFNRTGKAIIDNTNTFLFFVLAGVIICKGLDHIAMIQRFPQNSAALHLSYAVPYSILPVGFGLVTLRLCQRLYKSLREFGVLSALTGLVLAFAILAPLFFYEDWESAPVVLLVYFLFFLAFSTPVAVSIACSCLAVIWACDTIPSDYVAQITYTSIDNSAIMAIPFFIATGVFMGEGGLSSRLLKLADAFLGDKTGGLALATIATCMFFAAISGSGPATVAAIGCITIPAMVERGYSRTFSVAIVTCAGIIGVMIPPSNPLLIYGISSQQSIAKLFAGGVVPGLLCGCALMLVAWWISRKNNWRGTTMAGARERARAFVEARWALMVPVIILGGIYGGIMTPTEAAAVGAFYGMYVGMFVYKEIGFKKLFDCCVETCVTGSNVLFIFAMAGIFGNIITIESIPEMLAEFIMGFTSSKFLLLVILNVVLLIIGTFMEALAAILILTPLLLPIVVSFGIDPIHFGVMMTVNLAIGFVTPPIGVNLFVGSSIGDVSVESLAKACVPFLLALLVCQVLVTFVPAISLFLPNLMH, from the coding sequence ATGAGTGCAAGACGAACGTTGATATGGCTTGATGAGAATGCTGAAAAGATTTTTCTTTTTATTGGACTCATTATTATTATTCATGCCATATTTTTTCAAACAGTATATCGATACATCGTTATCAATATGTTTTCTGGCGACGCCGGATCTGTGGTCTGGACTGAGGAACTCTCACGATTCGTATTCGTATGGATAACGTATCTTGCGGTTCCTCTTATCATAAAATACAGCAAGGATATTCGCGTCACTGTATTTTATGATATGTTTAACAGAACTGGCAAGGCTATCATAGATAATACCAACACGTTTCTGTTTTTTGTTCTGGCCGGCGTCATCATCTGCAAGGGCCTTGACCACATTGCCATGATTCAGCGTTTTCCGCAGAATTCCGCGGCCCTGCATCTTTCCTACGCCGTGCCGTATTCCATTCTTCCCGTCGGATTCGGACTGGTCACCCTGCGGCTTTGTCAGCGGCTCTACAAGTCGCTCCGGGAATTCGGCGTGCTTTCGGCTCTCACTGGTCTGGTGCTGGCCTTCGCCATTCTTGCGCCTCTTTTTTTCTATGAAGACTGGGAAAGCGCTCCCGTCGTGCTGCTGGTGTACTTCCTGTTCTTTCTGGCGTTCAGCACGCCGGTTGCCGTCAGCATTGCATGTTCGTGTCTGGCCGTCATATGGGCCTGCGACACCATTCCTTCCGACTATGTGGCGCAGATTACCTATACCAGCATCGACAACTCGGCCATCATGGCCATTCCCTTCTTCATCGCAACGGGCGTGTTCATGGGCGAAGGCGGCCTGAGCAGCAGACTTCTTAAGCTTGCCGACGCCTTTTTGGGCGACAAGACCGGTGGTCTGGCCCTGGCCACCATTGCCACCTGCATGTTCTTTGCCGCCATCAGCGGTTCAGGACCCGCCACGGTGGCGGCCATCGGATGCATCACCATTCCGGCCATGGTGGAGCGCGGATACAGCAGAACGTTCAGCGTGGCCATCGTCACCTGTGCCGGCATCATCGGCGTGATGATTCCTCCGAGCAATCCGCTGCTCATTTACGGCATTTCCTCGCAGCAGAGCATTGCCAAGCTCTTTGCCGGCGGCGTCGTTCCCGGACTGCTCTGCGGCTGTGCGCTGATGCTGGTCGCCTGGTGGATATCCAGGAAGAACAACTGGCGTGGAACGACCATGGCAGGCGCCAGGGAACGCGCCAGGGCCTTTGTGGAAGCCCGGTGGGCCCTGATGGTTCCGGTCATCATTCTCGGCGGCATTTACGGCGGCATCATGACGCCTACGGAAGCGGCTGCCGTCGGCGCTTTCTACGGCATGTACGTGGGCATGTTCGTTTATAAGGAAATAGGATTCAAAAAACTGTTCGACTGCTGCGTCGAAACCTGTGTGACCGGCAGCAACGTGCTGTTCATTTTTGCCATGGCCGGCATCTTCGGCAACATCATCACCATCGAATCCATTCCTGAAATGCTGGCCGAGTTCATCATGGGATTCACCAGCAGCAAGTTCCTGCTCCTTGTCATTCTGAACGTGGTTCTGCTCATCATCGGCACGTTCATGGAAGCGCTTGCCGCCATCCTCATTCTCACGCCGCTGCTGCTGCCCATCGTCGTCAGTTTCGGCATCGATCCCATCCACTTCGGCGTGATGATGACCGTCAACCTGGCCATCGGTTTTGTCACTCCGCCCATCGGCGTCAATCTGTTCGTGGGCTCCTCCATCGGCGACGTTTCGGTGGAAAGTCTGGCAAAGGCGTGTGTTCCTTTCCTGCTTGCGCTTCTGGTGTGTCAGGTACTCGTCACGTTTGTTCCCGCCATTTCCTTGTTCCTTCCCAATCTCATGCATTAA